A section of the Humulus lupulus chromosome 2, drHumLupu1.1, whole genome shotgun sequence genome encodes:
- the LOC133817374 gene encoding uncharacterized protein LOC133817374, which translates to MILKNLMEDKQLDFYQPLLSVRRSSTTGATSKDDNKRKIEKSVPQLPPLPVYKSELKSGPVRNPGKVPFVWEKTPGNPKDERKSQTKVPERPPSVPKLPPGRVSNKKQQASDKLSKSTSVPQSLSASILSSSRDASDLDKRSEIKDKRSRQGKEENCSSGSEDGEEAYVDALDTLSRSESFFMNCSVTGVSGYDDPDVRPSGTVSTDPHTRDFMMDRFLPAAKAMASDTPQYAPRRKQVVWEQPRQVNKVVNSDRQPPHNQCRPNVLLPYAQDIGEEESEDESESDSCESTDILSAKLCGLFPRFCIKSSLCLLNPVPGVKMQAQFPVSSVRRVRAKSSYASSCSGTSTEQVEDVVSEQILTPPLQTSNGNKGKIGLKCKSNEVVEKSESPKLDRSSLYRHLQDDNSSLDHNKHSLSTFLEQNGLLDSPGKAKNSRNSGFDIHKSARTNFRKLANENNIWEVGFGSPVVEKTLYIDAVHTVKSTSSNSSSLDMKDLTDCRGNDVEIPEKSNDMEDNPSLDSSLKDIRHSNVVNQKETARPKSLESVDSHFRSTFDKKIDMKNGSNQIDLIQDSISLFCSKVTDQENFDSQSPRSGKPCYQEKCLSLVKDSVMFNSSNEANNKIDFKIQEHFRLNDQNDFHGHFQNPITMTRSEKAHGRKFNSERQWLMKSGTKEDSLALVPSSTSKASKTEVIDLEIQRLVNVGNQESSNGSSLQMSLALPLPKSPSESWLKRTLPTISSKNSYSLSSLDAHICSSSPKRSYLDPKWETIVKTTNLQHGHLRFSQENLFPIPEA; encoded by the exons ATGATTCTGAAAAATCTGATGGAAGACAAGCAGTTGGATTTTTATCAGCCACTTCTATCTGTCAGACGATCTTCAACTACAGGGGCAACCTCAAAAGATGATAacaaaagaaaaattgaaaaatcaGTACCCCAATTACCACCACTTCCTGTTTACAAATCAGAACTAAAGTCAGGTCCAGTGAGGAATCCGGGAAAGGTTCCTTTTGTATGGGAGAAAACCCCAGGAAACCCCAAGGATGAAAGAAAATCTCAGACTAAGGTTCCTGAACGGCCTCCCAGTGTCCCAAAACTCCCACCTGGAAGGGTTTCAAATAAGAAACAACAAGCTTCAGACAAACTTTCTAAAAGTACAAGTGTTCCTCAGTCCCTATCTGCAAGTATCCTTTCCAGTTCCAGAGATGCCTCAGACCTGGATAAAAGAAGTGAGATTAAAGATAAAAGATCTAGACAGGGAAAGGAGGAGAATTGTAGTTCTGGTTCAGAGGATGGTGAGGAGGCCTATGTAGACGCACTTGATACACTCTCTAGATCTGAGTCATTTTTCATGAACTGCAGCGTAACTGGTGTGAGTGGATATGATGATCCAGATGTTAGGCCATCTGGAACTGTCTCAACAGATCCACATACTCGGGATTTTATGATGGATCGATTTCTGCCAGCAGCAAAAGCAATGGCTTCAGACACACCTCAATATGCTCCTAGAAGAAAACAGGTTGTGTGGGAGCAACCAAGACAAGTTAATAAGGTGGTGAATAGTGATAGGCAGCCTCCACATAATCAATGTAGGCCAAATGTTTTGCTTCCTTATGCACAGGATATAGGTGAGGAAGAAAGTGAAGATGAATCTGAATCTGATAGCTGTGAAAGCACTGATATTTTGTCTGCTAAACTTTGTGGGTTATTTCCTCGGTTTTGCATAAAGAGTTCCTTGTGCCTTTTGAATCCAGTACCAGGGGTGAAAATGCAGGCTCAATTCCCTGTTTCTTCAGTTCGTCGAGTGCGTGCTAAATCTTCATATGCTAGCTCTTGCAGTGGGACTAGCACAGAG CAAGTTGAGGATGTTGTATCTGAGCAAATATTAACGCCTCCACTACAAACGTCTAATGGCAATAAAGGTAAGATTGGATTGAAATGTAAATCCAATGAGGTTGTAGAGAAAAGTGAGTCTCCAAAACTTGATCGATCATCTCTGTATAGACATCTACAAGATGATAACTCGTCACTCGACCATAATAAACATTCCTTATCCACATTTCTTGAACAAAATGGTCTTCTAGATTCACCAGGGAAGGCAAAGAATTCCAGGAATAGTGGCTTTGATATCCATAAAAGTGCGCGGACCAATTTTCGAAAGTTGGCAAATGAGAACAATATTTGGGAAGTTGGCTTTGGGAGTCCAGTGGTTGAGAAGACTCTTTACATAGATGCTGTACATACAGTGAAATCTACAAGTTCAAATTCAAGTTCCTTGGATATGAAAGACTTGACTGATTGCAGAGGGAATGATGTTGAGATCCCTGAAAAAAGTAATGACATGGAAGACAACCCATCATTAGATTCATCACTTAAAGATATCAGGCACTCAAATGTTGTGAATCAAAAGGAAACAGCAAGACCTAAAAGTTTGGAGTCTGTTGATTCCCATTTCAGATCCACTTTCGATAAAAAAATCGACATGAAAAATGGTTCCAATCAGATTGATCTTATTCAGGATTCTATTTCGCTGTTCTGTTCAAAAGTGACTGACCAAGAGAATTTTGATTCTCAGAGTCCACGGTCTGGGAAGCCATGTTATCAAGAGAAGTGTCTTAGCCTTGTTAAGGATTCTGTCATGTTTAATAGCTCAAACGAAGCTAACAACAAGATTGATTTTAAAATCCAAGAACACTTCAGATTGAATGATCAAAATGACTTTCACGGTCATTTTCAGAATCCTATTACAATGACAAGGTCAGAAAAGGCTCATGGTAGGAAATTTAATTCAGAAAGACAATGGCTGATGAAATCGGGTACCAAGGAGGATTCCCTAGCCCTTGTTCCAAGTTCTACATCAAAAGCAAGCAAAACTGAAGTAATTGATTTGGAAATTCAAAGACTTGTGAATGTAGGTAATCAAGAGAGTTCTAATGGCAGCTCTTTGCAAATGTCACTTGCATTACCATTGCCAAAATCGCCATCAGAGTCTTGGCTAAAGCGTACCTTGCCTACCATTTCCTCAAAGAATTCATATTCACTGTCTTCACTTGATGCACACATTTGCAGTAGCAGTCCAAAAAGATCATACTTAGATCCAAAGTGGGAGACAATTGTTAAAACTACTAACCTACAACACGGGCATCTGAGATTTTCGCAG GAAAATCTCTTCCCCATCCCAGAAGCTTGA